A genomic stretch from Leishmania infantum JPCM5 genome chromosome 25 includes:
- a CDS encoding putative kinesin, with amino-acid sequence MSSSSIKVAVRCRPLFGQERPAGGLDIQSRRILLDSKTYDPDFTFSPTSTQEDVFQACRPILQCVKEGMNGTIMVYGQTGTGKTYTMLGSEDGEQGLVHKVVANMLEHVQRKIADGAQCALTLSMIEIYNERLTDMLSPNGEEEVTLISGFPRFTHKATLCRVNDAIETIQRGLSWRHTAATLMNERSSRSHVVFIFDMEEYNAFTEQTEVAHLFMIDLAGSESLKKSQASGVAAGEAGKINKSLLALKSVFLALSNTNEATRPSHVPYRDSKLTELLQDSIGGTARTLMIACISSVGRDIEETKSTLLYAVKARSIRNAANTEKEKLLVRLRSMEVENQKLRNRLQERVNERGGYYVTKEEHEQTQEMAESYDQLKEAVEQLMQDRQSSDARQHIWESQVKVLKALLVDKEAELQNFKEVYHEALKRFEHQAAALQGVIRGGVAEAKDAVKTSFADNYARLQAWRTELLNSLEEPVPTTLPPPPLSPACCSQNDAAAATAVANEEEVQRQKADDSAFRCPLDAVAAMSPERRSCPPPPSQAFPSGGTQSLSQTAGSRGVAGPVPDGSPSRTAVAAAAVSHPGRAMAVAAPYSARGSATSSLQRGSVTSGAPSASVSPTRRAVRPRCGGGGAAASNGPRRCPVGNSNGTGALRGSGAPPLSSPPLGACPPPPLTPLPATAVTDVPAKDGSEEYCGSTLATSVMDASAPLLVSRTTSSSVAPPAWSAVMAEYDAQCLRTVRRLNKSVDALLSECLKLFTDYKEHAERAELKRQRGVEEVCQRLRTELDSSLKQLQRVEAVGERDVQEARERFSDRLRLRAKMPSLADAAPFQLAVRDACAEVIRHATHFFPHASTPADAEAALDVIVRNVQRCSATFTLQALGPLSSSAVSAHAASVVACGTTTSSSSAASSPIVGRAVGAWGGGGGSSSPQLASFVPMPPLTATLPRESPAAAPLCSLTGSPGKEEVRERGSVSGHLLQGSRGTMHVSASQQQQQSARPSSLRGSATLTTMPVNCSRGGDGRRGGSGSNVPRPHKRTRSAAASSTSSGGGAPSSSRRTTATRRSGH; translated from the coding sequence ATGTCGTCGTCTAGCATCaaggtggcggtgcgctgccgcccgctCTTTGGGCAGGAGCGCCCGGCCGGCGGCCTTGACATTCAGAGCCGCCGCATCCTGCTCGACTCCAAGACTTATGACCCAGACTTCACCTTTTCTCCTACGTCGACGCAGGAGGACGTCTTCCAGGCATGTCGGCCGATACTGCAATGCGTGAAAGAGGGCATGAACGGCACGATTATGGTCTACGGCCAGACCGGCACCGGCAAGACGTACACCATGCTTggcagcgaggacggcgagcaAGGCCTGGTGCACAAGGTAGTAGCGAACATGCTAGAGCATGTGCAGCGGAAGATTGCAGACGGCGCACAGTGCGCGCTGACGCTGTCCATGATCGAGATCTACAACGAGCGCCTCACGGACATGCTCAGTCCGAAtggggaggaagaggtgaCGCTCATCTCCGGCTTCCCGCGCTTCACCCACAAGGCGACGCTGTGCAGAGTCAACGACGCCATTGAGACGATCCAGCGTGGCCTGTCGTGGCGCCAcacggcggcaacgctgATGAacgagcgcagcagccgctcgcACGTCGTCTTTATCTTCGACATGGAGGAGTACAATGCCTTCACGGAGCAGACCGAGGTGGCGCATCTGTTCATGATCGACCTGGCAGGGTCGGAGAGTTTGAAGAAGTCCCAGGCCTCCGGCGTCGCGGCAGGCGAGGCTGGCAAAATCAACAAGTCGCTGCTGGCCTTGAAAAGTGTCTTCCTCGCGCTGTCCAACACGAATGAGGCGACGCGGCCCAGCCATGTGCCGTACCGCGACTCGAAACTGACAGAGCTGCTACAGGACTCCATCGGCGGCACTGCCCGGACGCTCATGATCGCCTGCATCTCGTCCGTTGGCCGCGACATCGAGGAGACCAAGTCGACGCTGCTCTACGCCGTCAAGGCCCGCAGCATCCGCAACGCCGCCAAcacggagaaagagaagctgCTTGTCCGGCTGCGCTCGATGGAGGTCGAGAACCAGAAACTGCGCAACCGCCTGCAGGAGCGGGTGAACGAGCGGGGCGGGTACTACGTAACAAAGGAGGAACATGAGCAGACGCAGGAGATGGCTGAGTCGTACGACCAGCTTAAGGAGGCGGTTGAGCAGCTCATGCAGGACCGTcagagcagcgacgcgcggcAGCACATATGGGAATCTCAGGTGAAGGTGCTGAAGGCGCTCTTGGTGGATaaagaggcggagctgcagaacTTCAAGGAGGTGTACCATGAAGCACTGAAGCGATTCGAGCATCAGGCTGCTGCACTCCAAGGCGTGATACGCGGTGGGGTCGCGGAGGCCAAGGACGCAGTGAAGACTTCCTTCGCGGACAACTACGCGCGTCTACAGGCGTGGCGCACAGAACTGCTCAACTCGCTGGAGGAGCCCGTGCCCACCActctcccgccgccgcctctctcgcccgcTTGTTGTTCGCAgaacgacgccgctgctgcgacggccgTGGCgaatgaggaggaggtgcagcgtcAGAAGGCAGACGACAGCGCCTTCCGGTGCCCTCTGGACGCCGTTGCCGCAATGTCTCCAgaacggcgcagctgcccgccgcctccctcgcaGGCCTTCCCCAGTGGCGGCACTCAGTCGTTGTCGCAGACAGCAGGTAGTCGTGGCGTCGCAGGCCCCGTCCCTGATGGATCCCCCTCGCGGACagccgtcgcagctgctgcggtctCCCACCCTGGTCGGGCCATGGCTGTTGCCGCTCCGTACTCCGCACGCGGTAGCGCCACGTCATCtctccagcgcggcagcgtcacctCAGGCGCACCGTCGGCCTCGGTGAGTCCGACACGGCGCGCCGTTCGTCCtcggtgcggcggtggtggcgccgcggccagcAACGGCCCTCGCCGTTGCCCCGTGGGCAACAGTAATGGCACTGGCGCTCTTCGAGGGAGCGGCGCTCCACCACTGTCGTCTCCGCCCCTCGGCGCCtgtccgcctccgccgctgaCACCGCTTCCTGCCACCGCTGTGACTGACGTGCCGGCAAAGGACGGTAGCGAGGAATACTGCGGCTCGACGCTGGCCACCAGCGTGATGGACGCGTCAGCGCCCCTGCTCGTATCGCGAACTACAAGCAGCTCcgtggcgccgccagcgtggTCTGCCGTGATGGCAGAGTACGACGCGCAGTGTCTTCGCACTGTGCGCCGGCTGAACAAGTCGGTGGATGCACTGCTCAGCGAGTGTCTGAAGCTCTTCACCGACTACAAGGAGCACGCGGAGCGGGCGGAGCtcaagcggcagcgcggcgttgAAGAAGTCTGCCAGCGACTGCGTACCGAACTAGACTCGAGtctgaagcagctgcagcgagtCGAGGCAGTCGGCGAGCGCGATGTGCAGGAGGCGCGTGAACGGTTCAGCGATCGGCTCCGGCTGAGGGCCAAAATGCCGTCCTTGGCGGACGCGGCGCCGTTCCAGTTGGCGGTGCGTGATGCGTGTGCAGAGGTGATACGACACGCCACCCACTTCTTCCCCCATGCAAGCACCCCCGCCGATGCCGAGGCAGCGCTAGACGTCATCGTGCGCAatgtgcagcgctgcagtgccACCTTCACCCTTCAGGCCTTGGGCCCGCTGTCGTCgagcgccgtcagcgcccATGCTGCCTCGGTCGTGGCGTGTGGCACCACaacatcgtcgtcgtccgcggCCAGCTCGCCCATTGTAGGCCGCGCGGTGGGTgcgtggggcggcggcggtggtagcAGCAGCCCACAGCTGGCGAGTTTCGTACCCATGCCACCACTGACGGCCACTCTCCCGCGCGagtcaccggcggcggcgcccctGTGCTCTCTGACAGGATCGCCAGGCAAGGAAGAGGTGCGGGAGAGGGGCTCTGTTAGTGGTCACCTCCTGCAGGGGTCTCGAGGGACAATGCACGTGTCGGCgtctcagcagcagcagcagagtgCGCGACCGTCATCGctacgcggcagcgcgacacTCACGACAATGCCTGTAaactgcagccgcggcggtgacggccgtcgtggtggcagtggcagcaacgTACCGAGACCTCACAAGCGAacacgcagcgctgctgcctcttcgACGTCTTctggcggaggagcgccgtcctcctctcgcCGCACGACGGCCACGCGTCGATCCGGtcactga
- a CDS encoding putative acylphosphatase — MCVCVCVRVSQPVGDAKVPAPMQAWAKPGKRRLLPAHRRLGLCGGGRYALALAAAAAFHAPLLLSSLDSPITERSITKGKAALLAHAYTNTRELENRHTPLTALFIFTIEDAAAAVVNPMEASRYIYTYRIFVSGRVQGVFYRKYTALKATELGVTGFVRNLPDGRVEILAEGTKEQIGALEAWCHRGSPKAQVTAVDVEDCTQVVPPSGGAEAMAKPPMNRTMSGFVVSR, encoded by the coding sequence atgtgtgtttgtgtatgcgtgcgtgtgtctcaGCCAGTGGGAGACGCAAAGGTGCCAGCACCGATGCAAGCCTGGGCAAAGCCGGGAAAGAggcgcctcctccccgcccACCGCCGTCTCGGACTTTGTGGTGGCGGGCGCTACGCCCTtgctctcgctgccgcagctgcttttcatgcccccctcctcctttcctccctcgACTCTCCCATCACAGAGCGTTCGATTACCAAAGGAAAGGCAGCTCTGCTCGCGCATGCATACACAAACACGCGGGAGCTCGAAAACAGACACACCCCCTTGACTGCGCTCTTCATATTCACGATAGaggacgctgcggcggccgtggtCAACCCCATGGAGGCGTCGCGCTACATCTACACATATCGCATCTTCGTGAGCGGTCGTGTACAGGGTGTCTTCTACCGCAAGTACACGGCGCTCAAGGCCACGGAGCTGGGCGTGACGGGCTTTGTGCGCAACTTACCAGACGGCCGGGTCGAGATCTTGGCCGAGGGGACCAAGGAGCAAATCGGCGCACTGGAGGCGTGGTGCCACAGAGGGTCGCCAAAGGCGCAGGTGACGGCCGTGGACGTGGAGGATTGCACGCAGGTGGTGCCTCcgagcggcggtgcagagGCGATGGCGAAGCCGCCGATGAACCGCACGATGAGCGGCTTCGTGGTGAGCCGCTAG